Proteins found in one Subtercola endophyticus genomic segment:
- a CDS encoding AMP-dependent synthetase/ligase: MDQFVAPAIVEADPEANTTDLLVKRVALAPNEPLFALPAKDGGWNDVSGAEFLAEVRALAKGLIAAGIEPGDKIGLMCRTRYEWTLIDFATWFAGAVLVPVYETSSPSQVQWALSDSQATAVILETPDHFARFDEAHPDLPLITKVWQIDLGDLNKLVAGGVAVSDEEVERRRTLAKGSDLATLIYTSGTMGRPKGCILTHSNFVELSRNAAVKLADVVHPGASTLLFITTAHVFARFIAIICVHAGVKVGHQADTKQLLPALGSFRPTFLLAVPRVFEKVYNSSEQKAEGDGRGKIFRAAAAVAIAHSEALDAGSIPLGLKLKFALYDRLVYSKLRAALGGRTKYAVSGSAPLGHRLGHFYRSLGITILEGYGLTETTAPATVNLVDQFKIDTVGPPLPGVGIRIAADGEIQVSGINVFAGYWNNEKATAEAMDGEWFKTGDLGSLDSDGFLTITGRKKEIIVTAGGKNVAPAVLEDPIRANPLVGQVIVVGDQKPFISALVTLDTEMLPVWLGNNGQKADLTLEEASQNPAVLAEIQKAVDAANTLVSRAESIRKFVVLPVDLTEESGHLTPKLTIKRGVIVKDYADTIERMYSSAPATEAISLPH; encoded by the coding sequence GTGGACCAGTTCGTCGCCCCCGCCATTGTCGAGGCCGATCCCGAGGCGAATACCACCGACTTGCTGGTCAAGCGGGTGGCGCTCGCCCCGAACGAGCCGCTCTTCGCGCTGCCCGCGAAAGACGGCGGCTGGAACGACGTCAGCGGCGCCGAGTTCCTCGCCGAAGTGCGCGCTCTGGCCAAGGGCTTGATCGCCGCCGGTATCGAGCCCGGCGACAAGATCGGCCTGATGTGCCGCACGCGCTACGAGTGGACCCTCATAGACTTCGCGACCTGGTTCGCCGGCGCGGTGCTCGTGCCCGTGTACGAGACCTCGTCGCCGTCGCAGGTGCAGTGGGCGCTCAGCGACTCGCAGGCGACTGCCGTCATTCTCGAGACGCCCGACCACTTTGCGCGCTTCGACGAGGCGCACCCCGACCTTCCGCTCATCACGAAGGTCTGGCAGATCGACCTCGGCGACCTGAACAAGCTCGTCGCGGGCGGCGTCGCCGTCAGCGACGAAGAGGTCGAGCGCCGGCGCACCCTCGCCAAGGGCAGCGATCTGGCCACGCTCATTTACACCTCGGGAACCATGGGGCGGCCGAAGGGCTGCATTCTCACGCACTCGAACTTCGTGGAGCTGTCTCGCAATGCCGCTGTGAAGCTGGCCGATGTCGTGCACCCGGGCGCATCCACTCTCTTGTTCATCACCACAGCTCACGTCTTCGCGCGGTTCATCGCGATCATCTGCGTGCACGCCGGCGTCAAGGTGGGGCATCAGGCCGACACGAAGCAGCTGCTGCCGGCCCTCGGGTCGTTTCGGCCGACCTTCTTGCTGGCGGTGCCGCGCGTGTTCGAGAAGGTCTACAACTCGAGCGAGCAGAAGGCCGAGGGTGACGGGCGTGGCAAGATCTTCCGTGCTGCCGCCGCCGTGGCGATCGCGCACTCCGAAGCTCTGGATGCCGGCAGCATCCCCCTGGGTCTGAAACTGAAGTTCGCCCTCTACGACCGCCTGGTCTACTCGAAACTGCGCGCGGCCCTCGGTGGGCGCACGAAGTACGCCGTGTCAGGATCAGCGCCGCTCGGCCATCGCCTCGGGCACTTCTACCGGAGCCTGGGAATCACCATCCTCGAGGGGTATGGCCTCACCGAGACCACCGCGCCTGCGACGGTGAACCTGGTCGACCAGTTCAAGATCGACACTGTGGGTCCGCCGTTACCGGGGGTGGGCATCCGCATCGCCGCCGACGGCGAGATTCAGGTGTCGGGTATCAACGTGTTCGCCGGCTACTGGAACAACGAGAAAGCCACCGCAGAGGCGATGGACGGCGAGTGGTTCAAGACCGGCGACCTCGGCTCGCTCGACAGCGACGGTTTCTTGACCATCACCGGGCGCAAGAAAGAGATCATCGTGACGGCCGGCGGCAAGAACGTGGCGCCTGCCGTGCTCGAAGACCCGATTCGCGCGAATCCGCTGGTGGGACAAGTCATTGTGGTGGGCGACCAGAAGCCGTTCATCTCGGCGCTGGTGACACTTGACACCGAGATGCTGCCGGTGTGGCTCGGCAACAACGGCCAGAAGGCCGACCTCACGCTCGAAGAGGCGTCGCAGAACCCGGCGGTGCTGGCCGAGATTCAGAAGGCGGTGGATGCCGCGAACACGCTGGTCTCGCGCGCTGAGTCGATTCGCAAGTTCGTGGTGCTGCCGGTCGACCTCACCGAGGAGTCCGGCCATCTGACCCCCAAGCTCACCATCAAGCGGGGCGTCATCGTCAAGGATTACGCCGACACCATCGAGCGCATGTACTCCTCAGCGCCCGCCACCGAGGCGATCTCGCTGCCGCACTGA
- the def gene encoding peptide deformylase: MTVREIRIFGDPVLKTVSDEIGVIDDRVRGLVDDLLETVQVPGRAGVAASQIGVNLRAFSYFVDDELGYLLNPRIVELSGEPEFMDEGCLSVPNLWFKTKRYPFARAVGTDLDGNEVEVSGTGVLAQALQHETDHLDGLLYLDRLEKDTRRDAMRAVRESDWF, encoded by the coding sequence ATGACCGTGCGTGAGATTCGCATCTTCGGTGATCCCGTGCTCAAGACCGTTTCTGACGAAATCGGTGTGATCGACGACCGGGTGCGCGGGCTGGTGGATGATCTGCTCGAGACAGTGCAAGTACCGGGCCGCGCGGGCGTGGCCGCCTCCCAGATCGGCGTGAACCTGCGCGCATTCAGCTACTTCGTCGACGACGAGCTGGGTTACCTGCTGAACCCCCGCATCGTGGAACTCTCGGGCGAGCCCGAGTTCATGGACGAGGGCTGCCTCTCGGTGCCGAACCTCTGGTTCAAGACGAAGCGGTATCCGTTCGCGCGTGCCGTCGGCACCGACCTCGACGGCAACGAGGTCGAGGTTTCGGGCACTGGAGTGCTCGCCCAGGCTCTGCAGCACGAAACCGACCACCTCGACGGCCTGCTCTACCTCGACCGACTCGAAAAAGACACCCGTCGCGACGCCATGCGCGCCGTTCGCGAATCCGACTGGTTCTGA